The Corynebacterium glaucum genome includes a region encoding these proteins:
- a CDS encoding EsaB/YukD family protein, with product MSDTFVRVSVFYADRQLDVSLPMGRPAVDIVGDVVDLFNHDAASNDSGDPQKAISTTDTHTWVLSTSKVGTIEPHATLAEYGIQDGDRLHLTRREEAAHTPFVDDAIAEVRATIDAAQWGWSGSMRSSSALATFVAGLAAAGAIAAAGIWNATLPLDATQWIQICIVVATAAIGLGMALWRKHEWMRYLGYAVPATTVLLTRVFLAQLPLEQSVPWTVAAVALSTAIAVWAAGRNEPASGTAGITAALGVAAGAALVAGGTMLGANIFAIFAWSAWLPVFLLLAAPTMGLNATGLPALIRQNDTGDPVARETIRVHARRAEAVSRGVAWAAAGLALAAAACLSASPVWQHGLIVLLLTAAVLLRQNGFADARAVGVLSFVGVVSLALVAGSFVRWYRNDWHPLAQPTVWWAPTQSSEPWIWGAAILTLAVALLVMLALQLRERDEVQAARAARVINTVDVLVCLAVIPGILAAQGLYQYYWATT from the coding sequence ATGAGCGACACCTTCGTCCGCGTGAGCGTTTTCTACGCAGACCGGCAACTTGACGTGAGTTTGCCCATGGGTCGTCCCGCGGTGGACATCGTGGGTGACGTTGTTGATCTGTTCAACCACGATGCAGCCAGCAATGATTCAGGGGATCCGCAGAAGGCAATTTCGACGACGGATACCCACACGTGGGTGCTCTCAACCAGCAAGGTCGGCACCATCGAGCCGCATGCCACCTTGGCGGAATATGGAATCCAGGACGGCGACAGGTTGCATCTCACGCGGCGGGAAGAGGCCGCGCACACGCCTTTCGTGGACGATGCGATCGCAGAGGTGCGGGCGACGATCGACGCGGCGCAGTGGGGATGGTCGGGCAGCATGCGCTCGAGCAGCGCACTTGCAACATTTGTTGCGGGTTTGGCCGCAGCTGGCGCTATTGCTGCAGCCGGAATCTGGAACGCAACACTGCCGCTAGATGCTACCCAGTGGATCCAAATATGCATCGTGGTTGCAACCGCAGCGATTGGGCTCGGCATGGCATTGTGGCGCAAGCACGAATGGATGCGCTATCTGGGCTACGCCGTGCCCGCCACCACTGTGCTCCTCACCCGCGTGTTTTTGGCGCAGCTGCCGCTGGAACAGTCAGTGCCTTGGACGGTTGCCGCGGTGGCGTTGAGTACGGCAATAGCGGTGTGGGCTGCGGGGCGGAATGAACCAGCAAGTGGGACGGCAGGTATCACCGCCGCTCTTGGCGTTGCGGCGGGGGCCGCACTGGTAGCTGGCGGAACCATGCTGGGCGCGAATATCTTTGCCATCTTCGCGTGGTCGGCGTGGTTGCCCGTTTTCCTCCTGCTTGCTGCGCCCACGATGGGGCTAAATGCAACTGGCCTTCCAGCCCTGATTCGGCAAAACGACACAGGTGACCCGGTTGCCCGTGAAACGATTCGTGTGCACGCGCGTCGCGCTGAGGCAGTGAGTCGCGGAGTCGCATGGGCTGCTGCCGGGCTCGCCCTCGCCGCGGCGGCTTGCTTGTCCGCGAGCCCGGTGTGGCAGCACGGTCTCATTGTGCTGCTGCTGACGGCAGCGGTTCTGCTGCGACAGAACGGCTTTGCCGACGCTCGAGCTGTGGGGGTGCTCTCGTTCGTCGGCGTTGTTTCCCTGGCTTTAGTAGCTGGCTCGTTTGTCCGTTGGTACCGCAACGATTGGCACCCGTTGGCGCAGCCGACCGTTTGGTGGGCGCCCACGCAATCCTCGGAGCCGTGGATATGGGGCGCGGCGATCTTGACGTTGGCTGTGGCGCTACTAGTCATGTTGGCTCTGCAACTGCGTGAGCGCGATGAGGTACAAGCAGCCCGCGCTGCACGGGTAATTAACACCGTTGATGTCTTGGTGTGCCTGGCGGTGATCCCGGGAATACTCGCTGCGCAAGGGCTGTATCAGTACTACTGGGCGACAACATAG